The Vibrio tapetis subsp. tapetis genome segment CGAAGTGGCGCTTCCATTGCACGTAAAGCAACACGAATACCAACATTTTGCTCTTCGTTGTCGCCTTTAAGGCCCATCTCAGCCACTTTTGATGCCGCACGGATAAGTGCAACACCACCGCCTGCCACTACCCCTTCTTCTACTGCTGCGCGAGTAGCGTGAAGTGCATCTTCAACACGGTCTTTTTTCTCTTTCATTTCAACTTCGGTTGCTGCGCCAACTTTAATTACCGCAACGCCACCAGCGAGTTTAGCAACACGCTCTTGAAGTTTTTCTTTATCGTAGTCTGAAGTTGCGTCTTCAACTTGCTGACGAATCTGGCTTACACGGCCTTGGATCATCGCTTCTTCACCCGCACCATCGATGATGGTTGAGTTTTCCTTGGTGATCGTCACGCGTTTTGCTTGACCAAGATCTTCTAGCGTTACTTTTTCAAGGTCTAGACCGATTTCTTCAGAAATAACCGTACCACCCGTTAGGATAGCGATATCTTGAAGCATTGATTTACGACGGTCGCCAAAGCCTGGTGCTTTAACTGCTGCTACTTTAACGATGCCACGCATGTTGTTCACAACAAGTGTCGCCAGCGCTTCGCCTTCTACATCTTCTGCAATGATAAGCAGTGGACGAGACGCTTTTGCTACCGCTTCTAGAGTAGGAAGCAATTCGCGGATGTTTGATACTTTCTTATCAATAAGAAGAATAAACGGGCTTTCTAGATCAACACTGCCAGCTTCTTGGTTATTGATGAAGTAAGGAGATAGGTAACCGCGATCGAACTGCATACCTTCTACTACGTCTAGCTCGTCTTGCAGAGCTTGACCTTCTTCAACGGTAATTACGCCATCACGGCCTACTTTCTCCATTGCTTCAGCAATGATGTTACCAACCGTTAGATCAGAGTTAGCAGAGATAGTACCCACTTGAGCAATCGCTTTAGTGTCTGCACATGGAACAGAAAGTACTTTTAGTTCTTCAACTGCAGCAATAACCGCTTTGTCGATACCGCGCTTAAGATCCATAGGGTTCATGCCAGCAGCAACCGCTTTTAGACCTTCAGTAATGATAGATTGAGCCAGTACTGTCGCTGTTGTTGTTCCGTCGCCCGCCGCATCATTCGCTTGAGAGGCCACTTCTTTAACCATTTGTGCGCCCATGTTTTGGAATTTGTCTTCCAATTCAATTTCACGAGCAACAGAAACACCATCTTTGGTGATTGTTGGTGCACCAAATGATTTATCTAGAACAACGTTACGACCTTTAGGGCCTAAAGTTACTTTTACCGCGTCAGCCAGAACGTTTACACCTTCTAGCATCTTAATACGTGCGTCATTACCAAATTTAACGTCTTTAGCAGCCATCTTTAATTTCCTTTCTTAATTCGGTTGTATTCACTCATTGTTGAATCAGAGCAAAAAACTATTCAATACTGACTTATTCAACGATCGCCATGATGTCGTTTTCAGACATAATCAGAACTTCTTTGCCGTCAATCTTTTCAGATTTAGTCCCGTAACCTTCAGCAAAGATCACCGTATCACCCACTTTTACATCCAAAGCTTGAACGGTGCCATTTTCTAAAATGCGGCCTTTGCCTACAGCTAGAATGATTCCGCGAGTTGATTTTTCAGCAGCAGAACCGGTCAGTACGATGCCTCCAGCAGATTTAGATTCAACTTCTTGGCGTTCAACGATAACTCGGTCGTGTAAAGGACGAATGTTCATTGGTCGTCTCTCCTGATTAATAGTCCATGTGAATAGGAATTGCCGTAAATCGGCATGTGAAACAGATATGAGGTGTCAATGCTGATATACCAAGGGGCAGCTGCGATTTTTTTGTGATTTAGTTAATAAAAATTAGCCATCGTCACTCTTTCTTATCGAATGCAGCTTCAAAAGCAAATTTCGCTCAAATTAAACCACTAGGCGTTAAGATTAGTTGATCTATAATTGCCCCCTCACCTCATTAAAGATCTTGGATATGGCTTGTAACCGTTGCAGTGAGAACTGGTTTTGGAAAAAAATTGGCCGCTGCCAACGCTGTATGAATCAGCTATGCGTACTTTCGGTATTGAGTTGGCTAATCTGGTGGTGGTTATACAGTGATACTCCGACCAGCATTGAATCCATTGGATTGATATTTGCGTGCCTCGCATTTAACGGCCTTCTCGCATTGCACTTATGGATGAAGTTTGTTGTTTTTCCCCTTCGCACTCGCAAGAAAAAAACACGTTAATGGATAGCAGGTAATCGAGGATGGTTGGCGTAAAAAGAAAAAAGCCCCTAAATCAATTCCTGATTAGGGGCCTTCCTAGATTCAACTAAGAAAAAGCAGTGGTATTAAAGTAGACCGCTACTTTTCCCATTTAGTTCCCTAAAAGATCCTTTTTTTATTAAAAAGATCTTATTAATTTAGGGTTTCCTTATTTATCAGTTAATTATGCAACGTTTGCGCGAGCGATAACTTGTTCTGCTAGGTTGATCTCCAAGGCCACTTCATCACAAGCGTGTTGACGAGGACATTGCTCACAATCTTTTAGTACTTTTTCTGGCAACAATGTTTTTGATGTCGGAATAAAGGTTTGTCTCATAAAGAACTCAGGCACACGAGTTAAAACAAACACTTTCTTAATCGCCATTTCTCGAGCTTTATCGACCAAGTGTTGCACGATTGCGCTGCCCTGTCCTTGATGTTGCCAACCGGCTTCTACACCCAATGAACGTATTTCCGCTAAGCCAGAGTCATACACATACAAAGACGCACAACCGGTTACTTCTCCATGATGTTCTGCCACCGCAAAAGAACCAATATCACGAACAAGTTCATTACGAGAGCGAGGAAGGTTTTCACCTAAACCAGCCCAATACGTCACCATCCCCTCTAATGCATCGATATCGGTCAGGCGAGCCGGGCGCACTTTCACACCTGAAGTATCGCGCTGTTCAATACGTTGCTCCGCTTGTTCAACAGCGTAAGCGACTTGAGTAGGTGATACCCCACCCAGTGCCGAACGTTTCTCAAGACAAGATTCAATGGTAAGAATGTCGTAAACATCCCCTTCAATAACAGGAGAGAATTCTTTTAACTCATCGAGCGTTAACTCTTCCAACGCACACCCTTTAGCTATAGCAGCAACAACGGTCACTCCAACAATATGGTGAGCTTCACGGAACGGAATGTCTTTCGCTACTAGGTAATCCGCCAATTCAGTTGAGTTAGCATAACCTTGCTTCGCCGCTTCAAGTGTTCTTTCGCCATTTACTTTAATACCAACAAAACAAAGTGCTGCCATCTCCATACATTCATCCCAAGTATCGAGAGCATCGAATAGGCCTTCTTTGTCTTCTTGCATATCTTTGTTGTAAGCCAATGGCAGCGCTTTAACCGTCATCATCATGCCAGCCATTGATCCGTAAACACGGCCACATTTACCACGGATAAGCTCTAGAGCATCTGGATTTTTCTTTTGCGGCATCAATGACGAACCAGAAGTCACGGTATCAGCCAATTCAATAAAGTTTGATTCACCTGAATTGTAGAAGATCATATCTTCTGCCAAACGAGAAAGGTGCAACATAGAGATAGAGGCAATAGACATCATTTCCATGACATGATCACGATCAGAGACAGAATCTAAGCTGTTTCTCGTTGCCCGACGGAAACCCAAGTTATGCGCCAGCTCTTCACGATCCATTGGATAGGCGGTGCCAGCGAGTGCCCCTGAACCTAATGGACAAGTATCCAAACGACGAATAGCATCGGCCAAACGTGAGTAATCACGCTCGAACATTTCAACGTAAGCCAAACACCAGTGAGCAAATGTCACCGGCTGAGCACGTTGAAGGTGAGTATAACCAGGAAGTACGGTGCCTTGATGCGCTTTTGCAACTTCAACAAGCTGACCTTGAAGGCGATCAAGCGCCATTAACAATTGGTGGCCTTGTTGACGGCACCAAAGTTTTAAATCCGTTGCTACTTGGTCGTTACGAGAACGGCCAGTATGTAATTTTTTACCTAAGTCACCGACTTTGCTGATCAGCTGTTGTTCGACCCAACTGTGGATGTCTTCAGCATCAGAACGTAAGATTTGTTCTGGATCCTCCATGACTTCGAGTTTCAGCTCGTTTAGAGCAAGCTCTAATCTTTGCTGCTCTTCTTCGCTCAACACGTTGACTGATTGCAGCGCTTTAGACCAAGCGATAGATCCAACAATGTCTTGCTCAGCCAATCGGTAATCAAAGCGAAGTGAATCGTTAAAGTCTTTGAACCTTGTGTCTGCTGCTTGGGTAAATCTGCCGCCCCATAATGCCATTGTGTGTCTCCTAAATGCTCAGTAATCACTGCTAGTGCAACGGTTAACTCTGTCTAATTTTTATTTTGTTTTTCTATGGTTCAAACTTACGGCAATTCAAACCAAAAATAAAGTAATAATTCACTTTTTAAACATAATTATTCAAATTGATTTGATTAGAACTTAGCTTATCTCTCTATTTAACAAGAATTGCTTTCTAAATGAGACTCTTATAAATCGCTAATTATGTATTTGCCGTTGGTTACTCAAGATACAACAAAGCCCATTTGCAAAACAAATGGGCTTTTCAAACCTTTTTGCAATGCGGTGCCCGCATCACACTTTAGTGGTCACTCTCTCTTAATTACTTAGCTTTCTTAGCTTCATTAAGCGCTTTGATACGGCTTGATAGTGAGTAAAGACGGATGAAGCCTTCAGCATGGCTTTGGTCGTAAACTTCATCTTCGCCGAATGTGGCAAATTCTTCACAGTACAGGCTGTTCTCAGAACGCTTTTGAGTTACCGTTGCGTGACCCTTATAAAGTTTAATCACCACTTCGCCATTCACATCTTGAGCAAGCTCTTCTGTTGCAGCAAGAATTGACTTACAAAGAGGAGTGAACCAACGACCGTCGTATACAAGATGAGACGCTTTAACGCCAAGCTCTTCACGGAACTCAAATGCCGCTTTATCCAATACCAATTGCTCTACGGCACGCAGTGCTTCCATCATAATGGTGCCACCCGGAGTTTCGTAACAGCCACGAGACTTCATGCCAACAAGACGGTTCTCGACGATGTCGATACGACCAACACCGTGTTTCGCGCCTTTTTCGTTTAAGTAAACTAACGCGTTGTATGGCGTCATTTTCTCACCATCAACAGCCACAACTTCACCCTTCTCAACTTGAACGGTAACGGTTTCAGATTGATTCGGTGCTTGCTCAGGATCGACTGTCCATGCCCAGCAATCTTCGTTTGGTGCGTTCCACGTATCTTCAAGTACGCCGCCCTCAGTAGAGATGTGCCACGCGTTTGCATCACGAGAATAAATTTTCGTTAACGATGCAGTACAAGGGATATTACGCTCAGCAAGGTAATCCAAGCACTCCTCACGGCTAACTAGATCCCACTCACGCCAAGGTGCAATCACGTGCAGTTCTGGGGCTAATGCAGCAAAAGCACCTTCAAAACGTACTTGATCATTGCCTTTCCCCGTACAACCATGACAAAGGGCATCAGCACCTACTTTACGTGCAATTTCAACTTGTGCCTTAGCAATAATAGGACGAGCCATCGACGTACCAAGTAAGTATTTACCTTCGTAGTACGCACCCGTTTTAAGCGTTGGGTAGATATAATCTGCCACCATTTCTTCTTTCAAGTCTGCGATGTAACACTCAGAAGCTCCAGACGCGATGGCTTTCTCTTCAATACCTTCTAGCTCTTCAGCACCTTGACCCACATCAGCCACAAATGCCACGACTTCACAATCGTAATTTTCTTTAAGCCACGGGATGATCACTGAGGTATCTAGGCCGCCAGAATATGCTACTACTACTTTCTTTACTTGAACCTTGCTCATGTTACTTCTCCTAATCCCTGGCTCTGCACTTTGGCGGTCTGGCCTTTGGGTATATTGCTAAAATTTGGTGAGTTATGCTGGTAAAAATTGAGTTCCGATACTTTCGCCAGCAAATAATTGGGTTAATTTCTCAGGGTAACGCCATGTCGCCACTTCAATAGGACGACCTAATTCTTCCGCAGCTTGTAACGCTGCATTCACTTTAACAATCATTCCATCAGTGATGACTTGACCTTCAATCAGATGTTTAGCTTCAGCTTTACTTAACGATGTCAGTAAATGGCCTTTACCATCCAGTACGCCACTGACATCTGACAACAACACCAATTCAGCATCGAGTGCGCCAGCAACGGCTACCGCAGCTTGATCGGCATTGACGTTCATCAATTGCCCTTGGCTCGTTAATCCGATAGAACTAATGATCGCGCTAGCACCCGTTGCCATAATGGCCTGCAAGACTGTTGAATCACCAGGTGTCGCTTTACCTACCGCGCCAAGCTCTGGATCAAGCTCTTCAACATGGCACAGTCCGCCATCTGCTAAACTCAGACCAACGGTATGCAACCCAGCACGTACCGCTTCACCTTGTAGCATCTTATTAGCGGTGCCCGCAAGTGCTCCTGCAATGAGTGGGATTTGATCATAAGGCGTCACACGCAAGCCTTCTTTTTTCACAGTCTGAATATTTAGCTTTGCCATCAGCTCATCGACTAAATAACCACCACCATGCACAATCACAATCGAACGGTTTGCACTTTCTTGATAACCTTTAATCGCGCCAAATAGCTTTGCTAATGTTTCGCTACACTCTAGTGCTGCGCCGCCCAACTTTATGACTAATGGTTTATTGGTGCTCATCGTGATCCCCTTAAATGAGTGACGTTAGCGACGGGTAGCCGAAACGTAAATTCAAACATTGCATCGCTTGGCTAGAAGCGCCCTTCAGTAAATTATCGATAGCTGAAACAACAATCACGTGTTGCCCTTGGACTTTCCAGCCTAAATCATTAAATGGCGTGTTTTCTACGTTTTGAATACAAGGCATCTTGTCTTTTAATAAACGAACCGCAGGCTTGTTCAGGTAAGCGGTTTCAAATGCTTGATTTACTTGCTCCGCAGTTACGCCATCAGCCAACTTCATTGTGATGGTCGCTAAAATTCCACGCTTAAAGTTGCCTAAATGTGGTGTAAAAATCACGTCGCAATCAAGGTGAGCGGCGATTTCTGGTTGGTGTCGGTGATTAAACACACCATACGGCTGCAAACTGACTTCGCAAAAGCTGTTGGTCATTGACGCTTTACGACCGGCACCTGTCACACCACTCGTTGCATTAATAACTGGCCATTGGTTAGTATCAATTAACCCTTGTGCGAATAGAGGTTTGATTGCTATCTGTGATGCGGTTGGGTAACAACCTGCAACAGCCACCAAATTGGCTTCGGCGATTTCCGCTTCATTCCACTCAGCTAGACCGTATACCGCCTTGTCTAACCAATCAGCATGTTGGTGCTCAAACCCATAATATTGAGAATAGAAACCATCTTGCTGCACTCTAAATGCACCTGATAAGTCAAAGACCTGGCAACCCTGAGCCAAAAATACGGGAGCCAAATCGTGGCTAACTTCGTGCGCTGTTGCTAGAAACACCACATCACACTGTTTCGCTACGGCAGCGGGATCGACCAATGGTAAGACTGGAGCATCAACCACTCCGGCTAATTTACCGTGCAATTGGCTAATAGGCTTATTCGCATCCACACTATTGGCTGAAACATACAAACCTGCTAGCGTGAGGTTTGGGTGTTTGTTCACCATTAATGCGAGCTCAGCTCCGGTGTATCCGCTTGCTCCAATGATTGTGGTCTTCAACATCTCAATACATCCAATTTGTTGGTATCTACGTGGTAGAAAATGACTATCCATACTCAATAAATGTCATTATTTGGTTTTTTATTCATTAATAATGATTTAATATGTGTTTTATCGTCTTATTGGTTCTCTGTCAACAGTGGAAGTAAAGAAATATGCAAATACCTAGTTTTAAAGAGGTCTATCAGGGATTAATTTCTACCTCATCGATAAGCTCTAGCGATCCGACTTGGGATGAAGGCAACAGCGAAGTCATCGCCAAAATGGCGACTTGGTTCAAAGACCTTGGTTTCGAGGTAGAGATCGTCGAGGTAGCAACAGGCAAGCACAACCTCATCGCGAAGAAAGGCCAAGGTGAAGGCGGGTTATTACTGGCCGGTCATACCGATACGGTGCCCTTTGATCAAGGGCGATGGAATTTCGACCCTCACACATTAACTGAGGCAAACAACCGCTTTTATGGTTTGGGAACAGCGGATATGAAAGGTTTTTTTGCTTTCATATTGGAAGCGACGAAAGGCATCGATTGGAGTAACCAAACCAAACCTCTTTATATACTGGCGACATGTGATGAAGAAACCACCATGCTCGGTGCAAAGCATTTCACTCAAGATGCTCCGTTTAAGCCAGATCAGTGCATTATCGGAGAGCCTACAAGCTTAGTCCCGGTACGAGGTCATAAAGGGCACGTAGCCAATGCAGTGCGTGTTACTGGTAAGTCTGGGCATTCATCTAACCCTGCATTAGGTGTTAATGCGATAGAAATCATGCATGAAGTCCTATTTGCGTTAATGAAGTTACGCGACAAGCTCATCAAGGAATATCACCACCCTGGGTTTGATATTCCAAATCCGACGTTAAACTTAGGCCACATACATGGTGGTGACAGTGCCAACCGAATTTGTGGCTGCTGTGAATTGCATTACGACGTTCGTCCTCTGCCGGGAATTAGCCTTGATGGGCTAGACAATATGCTCAGACATGCGCTTCATGAAGTTGAAGCTAAATGGCCAGGCTGCATTGATATCACACCACTACACGATCCAATACCGGGTTATGAGTGCCAGCACGACCACCCTTTCATCGCTGAAGTTGAAGAAATTTGTGCAACACCCTCACAAACCGTCAACTACTGCACTGAAGCACCATTTTTACAAGAGCTTTGCCCCACACTGGTGCTAGGCCCCGGTTCCATTGAACAAGCGCATCAACCTGATGAATATTTAGGCTTTGAATTTATCAAACCGACTATCGATATTGTAACAAAATCTATACACAGATATTGTTTCTAAGCCAATGAGTACCCGTTATGGAGCCTGTAAAGGCTCCTTTTTGTTTGTATTTACAACAAACTGAAAGAAAATTTCAATACAGACTTAATCCTATCGTTTAATAAATGACCAGCATCAATGCAAACATATATTTAGACGCTATTTGTGCAGTTTATTTGACTCAGACCGAATGTTTTCGCTAGATTGTTTCCTTAGAAACAAAAATGGATGTAATTTTTTTACAAGGCGGGAAGATAATGAATGAAAAATATGCCGCGCTAAAAAGCAATGTGCGTATGTTAGGCCAATTACTCGGCAATACCATTCAAGAGGCACACGGTGATGCCATTTTGGAAAAGGTAGAGACGATTCGTCAACTGTCTAAATCGGCACGTGGTGGCAATCAAGATGACCGAGCTCATCTTATCAAGGAGATAGAAAACCTCCCTGATCATCAACTGACTCCAGTTGCTCGCGCTTTTAATCAGTTCTTGAATTTAACCAACATGGCTGAGCAGTACCACACGATTTCTCGCCACTGCGAATCCCATGTGTGTGAACCTGATGTCATCAACTCTTTGTTTTCCAAACTAAGCCAAAATAACATCAGTAAACTCGATACGGCTCAAGCGATCCGTGATTTGAACATCGAGCTAGTACTAACTGCACACCCAACGGAAATCACTCGTCGCACCATGATCAATAAACTGGTCAAGATTAACGAGTGCTTATCAAAATTAGAATTGGACGACTTGTCATTCAAAGAACGCAACAAGACAG includes the following:
- the groL gene encoding chaperonin GroEL (60 kDa chaperone family; promotes refolding of misfolded polypeptides especially under stressful conditions; forms two stacked rings of heptamers to form a barrel-shaped 14mer; ends can be capped by GroES; misfolded proteins enter the barrel where they are refolded when GroES binds); this encodes MAAKDVKFGNDARIKMLEGVNVLADAVKVTLGPKGRNVVLDKSFGAPTITKDGVSVAREIELEDKFQNMGAQMVKEVASQANDAAGDGTTTATVLAQSIITEGLKAVAAGMNPMDLKRGIDKAVIAAVEELKVLSVPCADTKAIAQVGTISANSDLTVGNIIAEAMEKVGRDGVITVEEGQALQDELDVVEGMQFDRGYLSPYFINNQEAGSVDLESPFILLIDKKVSNIRELLPTLEAVAKASRPLLIIAEDVEGEALATLVVNNMRGIVKVAAVKAPGFGDRRKSMLQDIAILTGGTVISEEIGLDLEKVTLEDLGQAKRVTITKENSTIIDGAGEEAMIQGRVSQIRQQVEDATSDYDKEKLQERVAKLAGGVAVIKVGAATEVEMKEKKDRVEDALHATRAAVEEGVVAGGGVALIRAASKVAEMGLKGDNEEQNVGIRVALRAMEAPLRQITSNAGDEESVVANNVKAGEGSYGYNAATGEYGDMIAMGILDPTKVTRSALQFAASVAGLMITTEAMVTDLPAKDAPGMPDMGGMGGMGGMPGMM
- a CDS encoding co-chaperone GroES, producing MNIRPLHDRVIVERQEVESKSAGGIVLTGSAAEKSTRGIILAVGKGRILENGTVQALDVKVGDTVIFAEGYGTKSEKIDGKEVLIMSENDIMAIVE
- a CDS encoding DUF3624 domain-containing protein: MACNRCSENWFWKKIGRCQRCMNQLCVLSVLSWLIWWWLYSDTPTSIESIGLIFACLAFNGLLALHLWMKFVVFPLRTRKKKTR
- the argH gene encoding argininosuccinate lyase → MALWGGRFTQAADTRFKDFNDSLRFDYRLAEQDIVGSIAWSKALQSVNVLSEEEQQRLELALNELKLEVMEDPEQILRSDAEDIHSWVEQQLISKVGDLGKKLHTGRSRNDQVATDLKLWCRQQGHQLLMALDRLQGQLVEVAKAHQGTVLPGYTHLQRAQPVTFAHWCLAYVEMFERDYSRLADAIRRLDTCPLGSGALAGTAYPMDREELAHNLGFRRATRNSLDSVSDRDHVMEMMSIASISMLHLSRLAEDMIFYNSGESNFIELADTVTSGSSLMPQKKNPDALELIRGKCGRVYGSMAGMMMTVKALPLAYNKDMQEDKEGLFDALDTWDECMEMAALCFVGIKVNGERTLEAAKQGYANSTELADYLVAKDIPFREAHHIVGVTVVAAIAKGCALEELTLDELKEFSPVIEGDVYDILTIESCLEKRSALGGVSPTQVAYAVEQAEQRIEQRDTSGVKVRPARLTDIDALEGMVTYWAGLGENLPRSRNELVRDIGSFAVAEHHGEVTGCASLYVYDSGLAEIRSLGVEAGWQHQGQGSAIVQHLVDKAREMAIKKVFVLTRVPEFFMRQTFIPTSKTLLPEKVLKDCEQCPRQHACDEVALEINLAEQVIARANVA
- a CDS encoding argininosuccinate synthase produces the protein MSKVQVKKVVVAYSGGLDTSVIIPWLKENYDCEVVAFVADVGQGAEELEGIEEKAIASGASECYIADLKEEMVADYIYPTLKTGAYYEGKYLLGTSMARPIIAKAQVEIARKVGADALCHGCTGKGNDQVRFEGAFAALAPELHVIAPWREWDLVSREECLDYLAERNIPCTASLTKIYSRDANAWHISTEGGVLEDTWNAPNEDCWAWTVDPEQAPNQSETVTVQVEKGEVVAVDGEKMTPYNALVYLNEKGAKHGVGRIDIVENRLVGMKSRGCYETPGGTIMMEALRAVEQLVLDKAAFEFREELGVKASHLVYDGRWFTPLCKSILAATEELAQDVNGEVVIKLYKGHATVTQKRSENSLYCEEFATFGEDEVYDQSHAEGFIRLYSLSSRIKALNEAKKAK
- the argB gene encoding acetylglutamate kinase translates to MSTNKPLVIKLGGAALECSETLAKLFGAIKGYQESANRSIVIVHGGGYLVDELMAKLNIQTVKKEGLRVTPYDQIPLIAGALAGTANKMLQGEAVRAGLHTVGLSLADGGLCHVEELDPELGAVGKATPGDSTVLQAIMATGASAIISSIGLTSQGQLMNVNADQAAVAVAGALDAELVLLSDVSGVLDGKGHLLTSLSKAEAKHLIEGQVITDGMIVKVNAALQAAEELGRPIEVATWRYPEKLTQLFAGESIGTQFLPA
- the argC gene encoding N-acetyl-gamma-glutamyl-phosphate reductase produces the protein MLKTTIIGASGYTGAELALMVNKHPNLTLAGLYVSANSVDANKPISQLHGKLAGVVDAPVLPLVDPAAVAKQCDVVFLATAHEVSHDLAPVFLAQGCQVFDLSGAFRVQQDGFYSQYYGFEHQHADWLDKAVYGLAEWNEAEIAEANLVAVAGCYPTASQIAIKPLFAQGLIDTNQWPVINATSGVTGAGRKASMTNSFCEVSLQPYGVFNHRHQPEIAAHLDCDVIFTPHLGNFKRGILATITMKLADGVTAEQVNQAFETAYLNKPAVRLLKDKMPCIQNVENTPFNDLGWKVQGQHVIVVSAIDNLLKGASSQAMQCLNLRFGYPSLTSLI
- the argE gene encoding acetylornithine deacetylase, whose product is MQIPSFKEVYQGLISTSSISSSDPTWDEGNSEVIAKMATWFKDLGFEVEIVEVATGKHNLIAKKGQGEGGLLLAGHTDTVPFDQGRWNFDPHTLTEANNRFYGLGTADMKGFFAFILEATKGIDWSNQTKPLYILATCDEETTMLGAKHFTQDAPFKPDQCIIGEPTSLVPVRGHKGHVANAVRVTGKSGHSSNPALGVNAIEIMHEVLFALMKLRDKLIKEYHHPGFDIPNPTLNLGHIHGGDSANRICGCCELHYDVRPLPGISLDGLDNMLRHALHEVEAKWPGCIDITPLHDPIPGYECQHDHPFIAEVEEICATPSQTVNYCTEAPFLQELCPTLVLGPGSIEQAHQPDEYLGFEFIKPTIDIVTKSIHRYCF